In the Bacteroidota bacterium genome, AAAAATTACCTTCGGCAGGATTAGCAGCTAATGTATTTACGTTGGTTGGATTTGTAATATCTGCAGTAGCAGAATCTACTTCCTCTTTTTCCGGAATTAGTTTAGCTAATTCTTTTTCTAAATCTTTATCGGATAATCCGGCCCAGTATTGTAATTTTTTTTCTGTTTCAATAATGGTTAATTCATCTACTAACAGTTTGAGATTATCTCGTAAACTTTTTACTTCATTATATCTTTCGTGCTGGCGTTCGAGTTGGTTGATGGTACTGTCGTAATACGCATAAGCCATTTTGTAATCTACATCTTCATAATATAAATCGGCTAAACGCAAATAACTCAAACCTTTTTGTTTGCTGTCAACGGTATTTCTCAACGATTTATTTAAATAATCGATACCGGTATTTTCATCTTTATTAGCTAAAGCAATATCAGCTAATGTGTAATAAATCAAACCGTAAAAATCTTTGTACTTTTCATCTTTCAGCAACGACATTAATTCATCCTTCGATTCGCCACCGGTGATACCAAAATTTGCCAGACTTAATTTTGCGATATTTAATTGCGCGTAAAACTCCATATCGTAATCGGGTTTACTATCTAACACAATTTTATAAGTTTCTAAAGCTTTATCAATATTTTTTTCGTTTGCATATAATTGGGCAAGAATAAAATTATAACGTGCAATCAGCTTTTTATCTTCTGTGTTTTTAAGTGCGTTCATTAATGGTTCTACAGCATTTGCCGCTTGGCCTTCTTTAATGTAACAATCTGCTTCAACCGCGTACAATTCGCCAATTAACCATTTCGGAAAATTTTCACGGCTTTTTAATACGCTGATTACAGTATGCGCATCACTAAATTGTTTTTTTTCAACTAAAGTCCTTGCAACCCATATACCTGCTTCAGAAGAAACGGGTTGGTGTTTCAATTTTTCAAAAAATGTTAATTCGCCATCTTCATCTTCAGTAATCCGTTTTGTTTTCGATTGCTTTTCTATGAGGTTGGAGTATTCGGAAATAATATATTGGAAAGAGGTTAATGCTTCATCATAATTGCGTTTGTAAAACTGCGATTTGCCGATAAGGAAATAGGAATCATCTACCCACTTACTTTTTTTGTGCATTTGAATCACAAAAGAGGTTTTTTTGATTACTTCATCCATAGCAGGTTGAACACCGGTTGCTTGTTCCTGGGTGCCATATTTGAAAACCGGTAGCAGTTCATCAAAATTTTCCGTCTGATCGGTCCAGAGGCTGGCTTCAGTTTCCTGCATGATGAGCCGGGCGTTGAAATACCCGTTATCACGCGCTATCAGGTCATCTACACTGCGTGTAATGATGTTTTGAGCATTGGTTTTGACAGGGAATATCGCTAAACCAAAAAAAAGAACTAAAATTGTAAGTATAAATATGACAGAATTTCGTTTCAAGGTAGTTAGTTTTATGCCGGATATATAACAGCTTTTCAGCAAAAATATTTTAAATAAAGCAAAAAATTTAGTGATTTAAGCAGTAATGGCGAAAGGTAACAAAAAAACAAGAAAATGGCTCGAAAGGTTGCGCACCAAATACAAGCTGGTGTTGATGCACGATAAAACTTTTGAGGTTCAGGCCTCATTGCGCCTGAGTCCGTTGAATGTGATCATTTTATCGAGCACTTTGTTCGTTGTGATTGGCTTTCTGGTATACCTCATCATTGTGTTTACGCCGCTAAAAAACCTGGTTGTGGGATTCAGTGAGGTTACTACCACCCGCCAGATAGCTGAAAACAACAAAATAACCGACAGCATGCTCACTGCCCTGCGGAGTTATGATATTTATTTCAATAACCTGCAAAAGCGCCTCAATGGCGAGATTGACACCCTTCCGCCAATCGACAGCCTAAGTAAAATTGATTACAGCCAGATTAAGGTAGGGGAAGCTTCAGAAGTGGATAAAGCCATGCGCGAGCAAATTGCCCGTGAAGACCTGTTTAACCTGACGGATGCTGATCCACGGGAAGCAACCGGTGAACAGAATCTGGAGTCGCTGCACTTTTTTCCTCCGCTCAAAGGCACCGTTACATCAGGGTTTCAACCGCGTGAAGGGCACTATGGTATCGACATCGTTGCTCCTGAAAATACGCCAATTAAAGCCTGCCTAGATGGTGTGGTTATCGATTCTTATTGGAATCTTGAAAGTGGTAACGTTATCATCATTAGGCATGACCATGGTTTAATAAGCCTCTATAAGCATAATAGTCAGTTATTAAAAAGGCCGGGTAGCAGCATCAGAGCCGGTGACGTAATTGCCATTATTGGAAACACGGGTGAAATGAGCACCGGTCCACATCTCCATTTTGAGCTTTGGCACGACAAAACGCCACTCAATCCAAAAGATTTCATTAACTTCAACTAAAATTTGATAAAACATGTTCGGCAATAAACAATCAAGCCCCCAGTCAGCACCTAATTCCTTCATTTCCAACAGGATAAATCACGGAACAACGTTCGAAGGCAGTATTATGAGCGATGGAGATTTGCGTATTGAAGGTATTATACGAGGAACCATTCATACCAAGGCAAAAGTTGCGATTGGCCCAACCGGACTAATTGAAGGAGATGTTCATTGCAAAAGTGCGGACATTGAAGGGAGAATTGTGGGGGATTTAGAAGTTAGTGAAGTTTTAACCCTTAAGTCGACCGCAATTGTTGAAGGAAACATTTATACTGCAAAAATTGTTATAGAAAACGGAGCGCATTTTGATGGTATTTGCAACATGGGCACCAAAGAAAGAAAACTAACCAATGCCTCAGCGCAATACGAAGAAGCCACAGTTTGACAGTTATTTCAAATATACCGGAATGGCATTTCAGTTGTTTGCCGGTATTTTTTTAGGTGTTTGGGGTGGAATGCGCATGGATGCCTGGCTTGGCACGAAACCATGGTTTACCGTAATTTTGTCTTTATTTGGAATTACTGCCGGTATGTATGCCGTGCTTAAAGATTTTATTCGGCCGGGGAAAAAAAATAAACCCAAACCGTAATTTTTTATCAT is a window encoding:
- a CDS encoding M23 family metallopeptidase; protein product: MAKGNKKTRKWLERLRTKYKLVLMHDKTFEVQASLRLSPLNVIILSSTLFVVIGFLVYLIIVFTPLKNLVVGFSEVTTTRQIAENNKITDSMLTALRSYDIYFNNLQKRLNGEIDTLPPIDSLSKIDYSQIKVGEASEVDKAMREQIAREDLFNLTDADPREATGEQNLESLHFFPPLKGTVTSGFQPREGHYGIDIVAPENTPIKACLDGVVIDSYWNLESGNVIIIRHDHGLISLYKHNSQLLKRPGSSIRAGDVIAIIGNTGEMSTGPHLHFELWHDKTPLNPKDFINFN
- a CDS encoding tetratricopeptide repeat protein, which gives rise to MKRNSVIFILTILVLFFGLAIFPVKTNAQNIITRSVDDLIARDNGYFNARLIMQETEASLWTDQTENFDELLPVFKYGTQEQATGVQPAMDEVIKKTSFVIQMHKKSKWVDDSYFLIGKSQFYKRNYDEALTSFQYIISEYSNLIEKQSKTKRITEDEDGELTFFEKLKHQPVSSEAGIWVARTLVEKKQFSDAHTVISVLKSRENFPKWLIGELYAVEADCYIKEGQAANAVEPLMNALKNTEDKKLIARYNFILAQLYANEKNIDKALETYKIVLDSKPDYDMEFYAQLNIAKLSLANFGITGGESKDELMSLLKDEKYKDFYGLIYYTLADIALANKDENTGIDYLNKSLRNTVDSKQKGLSYLRLADLYYEDVDYKMAYAYYDSTINQLERQHERYNEVKSLRDNLKLLVDELTIIETEKKLQYWAGLSDKDLEKELAKLIPEKEEVDSATADITNPTNVNTLAANPAEGNFYFYNTNLRSRGFSEFKKTWGTRKLEDNWRRSEKGSFGDDGNADVAVTEEKTIDLNAKNVTTEKIIQSLPKSPEQLAASNAKIAGALYKAGIIYKENFKIKPKAIEMFEDNVNNYPANAFEVQSLYQLYRLTANPQQDKYKNLLLSKYPETDYAKIISDPDYFKREEEKKHALEIYYAATYDALQLKDYPTVKSRVVAADTLFKINPLKPKFEMLDALADADSVEVFKNSLQKVALKYPEHEVGIRAQEMLDYMRRGSVMEDAGKVAPVANYTLNPAEEQYFMFVMNSTGKNATTMKNNIATFNGSNFSTDNLKISSLLLGKDNSIILVKSFPTIEKAMIYYNAIKDNTAVYNELTQEAFTPMLISKSNYVQFFKVKDVEGYLVYFQDNYLKE
- a CDS encoding AtpZ/AtpI family protein yields the protein MAFQLFAGIFLGVWGGMRMDAWLGTKPWFTVILSLFGITAGMYAVLKDFIRPGKKNKPKP
- a CDS encoding polymer-forming cytoskeletal protein, with translation MFGNKQSSPQSAPNSFISNRINHGTTFEGSIMSDGDLRIEGIIRGTIHTKAKVAIGPTGLIEGDVHCKSADIEGRIVGDLEVSEVLTLKSTAIVEGNIYTAKIVIENGAHFDGICNMGTKERKLTNASAQYEEATV